In a single window of the Niabella ginsenosidivorans genome:
- a CDS encoding RagB/SusD family nutrient uptake outer membrane protein translates to MQKHTYISAVCLAAVIFSSCKKEFLTLYPEGNLNEGVFYKSDADFQQAIVGAYTPLRDIANDAFWMDEMRSDNATYDYYEKDRGSAARENISTFLDDATNGETLLRYRSCYTGINRVNAILDHLSVNTTMSDSLKNLITGEAKALRGHFYFDLVRNFGGVPLHLHETTNYDEGFLARSTAEEVYNQMISDLKDARNLLPPPSFADVQTGRINKGVVTTELAAVYMQRKDYAGAVPLLQEVTKMGYALLPVFRNIFDPSNKGAGKNRELIFDVQYQSGTTGQSSAFIYRFIPNMPSTKLLLGVDFNVSGYGGWDVPTDDLMSVFEAGDSRLDASIGVVEGHMGDNQDFVADTLVSIVNYKPKAGVIVKYFNKKYYYPPYPDLNQNTDQNWPLYRYGDVLLMLADCLNETGASGQALTYLNQIRQRAFGNAGHAVTTTDQTQLRAAIALERRRELAFENKRWQDLIRTGQAIPVMTAYGAKAKQKYPYMLPQSFTVTQNRLLYPIPQNEMNLNKKLVQNPGY, encoded by the coding sequence ATGCAAAAGCATACATATATATCCGCTGTTTGCCTGGCAGCTGTCATTTTTTCATCCTGCAAAAAAGAATTCCTGACGCTTTATCCTGAGGGGAACCTGAATGAAGGCGTTTTTTATAAATCTGATGCAGATTTTCAGCAGGCAATAGTAGGCGCTTACACCCCGCTGAGGGATATTGCCAACGATGCCTTCTGGATGGATGAAATGCGTTCAGATAACGCTACCTATGATTATTATGAAAAGGACCGGGGAAGCGCTGCCCGTGAAAATATTTCTACTTTCCTGGATGATGCAACAAATGGCGAAACACTGCTTCGGTACCGGTCCTGTTATACAGGTATTAACAGAGTGAACGCCATCCTGGATCATTTGTCTGTGAATACAACCATGTCAGATTCTTTAAAGAATTTAATTACAGGAGAGGCAAAAGCATTAAGAGGGCATTTTTATTTTGACCTGGTGCGCAATTTCGGAGGCGTGCCGCTTCATTTGCACGAAACCACTAATTATGACGAGGGCTTCCTTGCAAGGTCAACCGCAGAAGAAGTATATAACCAGATGATCAGCGATCTTAAAGATGCCAGAAACCTGCTGCCACCCCCCTCCTTTGCGGATGTACAAACAGGGCGCATCAACAAAGGGGTGGTAACAACCGAACTGGCCGCTGTTTATATGCAACGTAAAGATTATGCTGGCGCGGTACCGTTGCTTCAGGAAGTAACCAAAATGGGATATGCTCTTTTACCCGTCTTCAGGAATATTTTTGACCCCTCCAACAAAGGAGCCGGCAAAAACAGGGAACTGATCTTTGACGTGCAATACCAGTCCGGCACCACCGGTCAGTCCAGCGCATTTATATACCGGTTTATACCTAACATGCCTTCAACAAAACTCCTGCTGGGTGTGGATTTTAATGTGAGCGGCTATGGCGGCTGGGATGTGCCTACCGATGATTTAATGAGTGTTTTTGAAGCGGGTGACAGCCGTTTGGATGCATCAATAGGCGTTGTGGAAGGGCATATGGGCGATAACCAGGATTTTGTGGCAGATACCCTGGTAAGCATCGTTAATTATAAACCCAAAGCCGGGGTTATTGTAAAATATTTCAACAAAAAATATTATTACCCGCCTTATCCGGACCTGAATCAGAATACAGATCAGAACTGGCCTTTGTATCGTTATGGCGATGTATTGCTGATGCTGGCAGACTGCCTGAATGAAACCGGCGCCTCCGGGCAGGCCTTAACTTACCTCAACCAGATCCGCCAGCGTGCTTTTGGAAACGCCGGCCATGCAGTTACTACAACCGACCAGACACAATTGCGCGCCGCCATAGCACTGGAACGCAGGAGGGAGCTCGCATTTGAAAACAAAAGATGGCAGGACCTGATCCGCACAGGCCAGGCGATTCCTGTAATGACGGCCTATGGCGCCAAAGCAAAACAGAAATATCCCTATATGCTGCCCCAGTCCTTTACAGTAACACAAAACAGGCTCCTGTATCCTATTCCCCAGAATGAGATGAATTTAAACAAAAAACTGGTTCAGAACCCGGGGTACTAA